The Larimichthys crocea isolate SSNF chromosome XI, L_crocea_2.0, whole genome shotgun sequence genome has a segment encoding these proteins:
- the tmed10 gene encoding transmembrane emp24 domain-containing protein 10: MARLAALLLLPVLFESVFSISFFLPVNSRKCLREEIHKDVLVTGEYDIGEQANTKTNLKITDSSIHTLYSKEDAMKGKFAFTTEDYDMFEVCFESKSPMGSGRVPDQLVNLVMKHGVEAKNYEEIAKVEKLKPLEVELRRLEDLSESIVNDFAYMKKREEEMRDTNESTNTRVLYFSIFSMCCLIGLATWQVFYLRRFFKAKKLIE; the protein is encoded by the exons ATGGCTCGACTCGCTGCGCTACTGCTGTTACCGGTTCTCTTTGAATCCgtcttttccatttctttctttttaccgGTCAACTCGAGAAAGTGTTTACGGGAGGAGATCCACAAAGACGTCCTGGTCACGGGAGAGTACGATATAGGCGAGCAGGCTAACACCAAAACGAACCTGAAG atCACAGATTCCTCCATTCACACTCTTTACTCCAAGGAAGATGCAATGAAAGGAAAGTTTGCATTCACCACAGAGGACTATGAcatgtttgaggtgtgcttcGAGAGCAAGTCACCCATGG GGTCTGGAAGAGTGCCTGACCAGTTGGTCAATCTGGTCATGAAACACGGTGTGGAGGCCAAAAACTATGAAGAG ATTGCCAAGGTGGAGAAGCTGAAGCCCCTCGAGGTCGAGCTGAGGCGACTGGAGGACCTGTCGGAGTCCATCGTCAACGACTTTGCTTAcatgaagaagagggaggaggagatgagggacACCAATG aGTCCACCAACACACGCGTGCTGTACTTCAGCATATTCTCCATGTGCTGTCTCATTGGGCTGGCTACATGGCAGGTCTTCTACCTGCGGCGCTTCTTCAAGGCAAAGAAGCTGATCGAGTAG
- the fosab gene encoding proto-oncogene c-Fos encodes MMFPVFNTECDSSSRCSTASPSGDNLGYYPSPAGSYSSMGSPQSQDFTDLTASSASFIPTVTAISTSPDLQWMVQPLISSVAPSNRAHTYSPSPAYSRPGMRSAASKAHNSNKRGRMEQVTPEEEEKKRVRRERNKQAAAKCRNRRRELTDTLQAETDQLEDEKSSLQNDIANLLKEKERLEFILAAHQPICKIPSELDSDFSVVSISPSHPCLSTSVSSQTQVTIPQASTSITSSQPTFTSTSNSIFSCSSSSSILSTATISNSTVKMTDLDSSVLEESLDLLAKTEMETARSVPEVDLSSSLYTTQDWEALHTTASNNDFEPLCTPVVTCTPAGTTFTSSFVFSFPEAETFPTCGVAHRRGSNSNDQSSDSLSSPTLLAL; translated from the exons ATGATGTTTCCCGTTTTCAACACGGAGTGCGATTCTTCCTCCCGCTGCAGCACCGCTTCCCCGTCCGGGGACAATTTGGGATACTACCCGTCACCAGCGGGATCTTACTCCAGCATGGGATCACCTCAGTCTCAG GATTTCACTGACCTGACAGCATCAAGTGCCTCCTTCATCCCCACCGTCACAGCCATTTCCACAAGCCCAGATCTGCAGTGGATGGTCCAGCCTTTGATCTCATCTGTGGCTCCTTCTAACAGAGCTCACACCTACAGCCCGAGTCCCGCCTACTCCAGACCAGGCATGAGGTCTGCAGCATCCAAGGCTCACAACTCCAACAAGAGGGGCAGAATGGAACAG GTAACacctgaagaggaagagaagaagagagttcgcagagagagaaacaagcaGGCAGCAGCTAAATGCCGCAACAGGAGGCGAGAGCTCACAGACACTCTGCAAGCT GAAACTGATCAGCTGGAAGATGAGAAGTCTAGCTTGCAGAACGATATTGCTAATCTtctgaaggagaaggagaggctCGAGTTCATTCTGGCTGCCCACCAGCCCATCTGCAAAATCCCCTCAGAGCTGGACTCTGATTTCTCCGTGGTCTCCATTTCTCCTTCCCACCCCTGCCTCTCCACTAGTGTGTCCTCCCAGACTCAGGTCACCATCCCACAGGCATCCACTTCCATCACTTCCAGCCAGCCGACATTCACCTCAACCTCCAACTCAATcttctcctgcagcagcagcagctccatccTCTCCACCGCCACCATCTCCAACAGCACGGTCAAGATGACAGACCTGGACTCCTCCGTCCTGGAGGAGTCTCTGGATCTGCTGGCAAAGACCGAGATGGAGACGGCGCGGTCAGTGCCAGAGGTTGACCTGTCCAGCTCCCTCTACACAACTCAGGACTGGGAGGCCCTTCACACCACAGCCAGTAACAATGACTTTGAGCCCCTGTGCACACCCGTAGTGACCTGCACACCGGCCGGCACCACCTTCACGTCTTCTTTCGTGTTCAGCTTCCCGGAAGCAGAGACCTTCCCCACTTGTGGTGTCGCCCACAGGAGAGGAAGCAACAGCAACGACCAGTCCTCAGATTCCCTCAGCTCACCCACCCTTCTGGCTCTTTAA
- the LOC104922421 gene encoding proto-oncogene c-Fos isoform X1 codes for MHPDSSTEFDSSSSCSTASPGGDTPGCSQHPSDSLSSSVDGAKDIETSAADSFVPTVTAISTSPDLRWMVQPTVITSVSPSSGRAKTKTDGATQSSSPAAAATKGKSSNRKGLKDKPSKEEEERRRIRRERNKIAAAKCRNRRRELIDTLQAETDKLEDEKSALQTEIEDLLKEKERLEQVLASHKPSCKLSASDDDNGGGDKEDEEEEEEEEDNGDDDNTMLQDPPASPQLLSILENGKTSESNTTIGDSPIGQDMDTVPCIPAAAILGNSNILLCSSAEEEALEDLKGDDLDDLVPSLEMAVTSEMAASVPDIDLSGPFCLSDWETLYKSVANDLESLSTPVMSSSPTCSNYRTVFSFNYSEIDSLAEGFESLKGSLGVSELMKDSLNSPTLLAL; via the exons ATGCATCCAGACTCCAGCACTGAGTTCGACTCATCGTCCAGCTGTAGCACAGCATCGCCTGGCGGGGACACCCCTGGGTGCAGCCAGCATCCTTCTGACTCGCTTTCATCATCAGTGGACGGCGCCAAG gaTATTGAGACCAGTGCAGCAGACTCCTTTGTTCCGACTGTGACTGCAATCTCAACCTCGCCGGATTTAAGGTGGATGGTGCAGCCGACTGTCATCACATCTGTCTCTCCGTCGTCCGGCCGCGCAAAGACCAAAACTGACGGCGCGACGCAGTCGTCTTCCCCGGCGGCAGCTGCAACCAAGGGAAAGTCCTCCAACAGGAAAGGGCTCAAAGACAAg ccttccaaagaggaggaggaaaggaggaggatcaggagggagaggaacaaAATTGCTGCAGCAAAGTGTCGTAACAGACGGAGGGAGCTGATAGACACTCTGCAAGCT GAAACCGACAAGCTCGAAGACGAGAAGTCTGCCCTCCAGACGGAGATAGAAGACCtgctgaaggagaaggagagactGGAGCAGGTCTTAGCCTCACACAAGCCATCCTGCAAACTCTCTGCAAGCGACGACGACAATGGTGGCGGTGataaggaggacgaggaggaggaggaggaggaggaggataatgGAGATGATGATAACACAATGCTGCAGGATCCTCCGGCCTCCCCACAGCTGCTGTCCATCTTAGAGAATGGAAAAACCTCAGAGAGCAACACGACCATTGGAGATTCCCCTATTGGTCAAGACATGGACACTGTCCCTTGCATCCCTGCTGCAGCCATTTTGGGGAACTCCAACATCCTCCTGTGTTCAAGTGCAGAAGAGGAGGCTCTGGAGGACTTGAAAGGAGATGACCTGGATGATTTGGTGCCCAGCCTAGAGATGGCAGTGACTTCAGAGATGGCTGCATCTGTCCCTGACATAGACCTGAGCGGGCCCTTCTGCCTTTCAGATTGGGAAACCCTGTACAAGTCTGTGGCGAACGACCTTGAATCTTTGAGCACACCAGTCATGTCTTCCAGTCCCACTTGTAGCAATTACCGCACAGTGTTTTCCTTTAATTACTCTGAGATTGATTCCTTGGCTGAGGGCTTTGAGAGCCTCAAAGGGAGCCTGGGTGTGTCTGAGTTAATGAAAGATAGTCTTAACTCTCCAACACTTCTGGCCTTGTGA
- the LOC104922421 gene encoding proto-oncogene c-Fos isoform X2: MDIETSAADSFVPTVTAISTSPDLRWMVQPTVITSVSPSSGRAKTKTDGATQSSSPAAAATKGKSSNRKGLKDKPSKEEEERRRIRRERNKIAAAKCRNRRRELIDTLQAETDKLEDEKSALQTEIEDLLKEKERLEQVLASHKPSCKLSASDDDNGGGDKEDEEEEEEEEDNGDDDNTMLQDPPASPQLLSILENGKTSESNTTIGDSPIGQDMDTVPCIPAAAILGNSNILLCSSAEEEALEDLKGDDLDDLVPSLEMAVTSEMAASVPDIDLSGPFCLSDWETLYKSVANDLESLSTPVMSSSPTCSNYRTVFSFNYSEIDSLAEGFESLKGSLGVSELMKDSLNSPTLLAL; the protein is encoded by the exons ATG gaTATTGAGACCAGTGCAGCAGACTCCTTTGTTCCGACTGTGACTGCAATCTCAACCTCGCCGGATTTAAGGTGGATGGTGCAGCCGACTGTCATCACATCTGTCTCTCCGTCGTCCGGCCGCGCAAAGACCAAAACTGACGGCGCGACGCAGTCGTCTTCCCCGGCGGCAGCTGCAACCAAGGGAAAGTCCTCCAACAGGAAAGGGCTCAAAGACAAg ccttccaaagaggaggaggaaaggaggaggatcaggagggagaggaacaaAATTGCTGCAGCAAAGTGTCGTAACAGACGGAGGGAGCTGATAGACACTCTGCAAGCT GAAACCGACAAGCTCGAAGACGAGAAGTCTGCCCTCCAGACGGAGATAGAAGACCtgctgaaggagaaggagagactGGAGCAGGTCTTAGCCTCACACAAGCCATCCTGCAAACTCTCTGCAAGCGACGACGACAATGGTGGCGGTGataaggaggacgaggaggaggaggaggaggaggaggataatgGAGATGATGATAACACAATGCTGCAGGATCCTCCGGCCTCCCCACAGCTGCTGTCCATCTTAGAGAATGGAAAAACCTCAGAGAGCAACACGACCATTGGAGATTCCCCTATTGGTCAAGACATGGACACTGTCCCTTGCATCCCTGCTGCAGCCATTTTGGGGAACTCCAACATCCTCCTGTGTTCAAGTGCAGAAGAGGAGGCTCTGGAGGACTTGAAAGGAGATGACCTGGATGATTTGGTGCCCAGCCTAGAGATGGCAGTGACTTCAGAGATGGCTGCATCTGTCCCTGACATAGACCTGAGCGGGCCCTTCTGCCTTTCAGATTGGGAAACCCTGTACAAGTCTGTGGCGAACGACCTTGAATCTTTGAGCACACCAGTCATGTCTTCCAGTCCCACTTGTAGCAATTACCGCACAGTGTTTTCCTTTAATTACTCTGAGATTGATTCCTTGGCTGAGGGCTTTGAGAGCCTCAAAGGGAGCCTGGGTGTGTCTGAGTTAATGAAAGATAGTCTTAACTCTCCAACACTTCTGGCCTTGTGA
- the LOC104922421 gene encoding proto-oncogene c-Fos isoform X3 yields the protein MVQPTVITSVSPSSGRAKTKTDGATQSSSPAAAATKGKSSNRKGLKDKPSKEEEERRRIRRERNKIAAAKCRNRRRELIDTLQAETDKLEDEKSALQTEIEDLLKEKERLEQVLASHKPSCKLSASDDDNGGGDKEDEEEEEEEEDNGDDDNTMLQDPPASPQLLSILENGKTSESNTTIGDSPIGQDMDTVPCIPAAAILGNSNILLCSSAEEEALEDLKGDDLDDLVPSLEMAVTSEMAASVPDIDLSGPFCLSDWETLYKSVANDLESLSTPVMSSSPTCSNYRTVFSFNYSEIDSLAEGFESLKGSLGVSELMKDSLNSPTLLAL from the exons ATGGTGCAGCCGACTGTCATCACATCTGTCTCTCCGTCGTCCGGCCGCGCAAAGACCAAAACTGACGGCGCGACGCAGTCGTCTTCCCCGGCGGCAGCTGCAACCAAGGGAAAGTCCTCCAACAGGAAAGGGCTCAAAGACAAg ccttccaaagaggaggaggaaaggaggaggatcaggagggagaggaacaaAATTGCTGCAGCAAAGTGTCGTAACAGACGGAGGGAGCTGATAGACACTCTGCAAGCT GAAACCGACAAGCTCGAAGACGAGAAGTCTGCCCTCCAGACGGAGATAGAAGACCtgctgaaggagaaggagagactGGAGCAGGTCTTAGCCTCACACAAGCCATCCTGCAAACTCTCTGCAAGCGACGACGACAATGGTGGCGGTGataaggaggacgaggaggaggaggaggaggaggaggataatgGAGATGATGATAACACAATGCTGCAGGATCCTCCGGCCTCCCCACAGCTGCTGTCCATCTTAGAGAATGGAAAAACCTCAGAGAGCAACACGACCATTGGAGATTCCCCTATTGGTCAAGACATGGACACTGTCCCTTGCATCCCTGCTGCAGCCATTTTGGGGAACTCCAACATCCTCCTGTGTTCAAGTGCAGAAGAGGAGGCTCTGGAGGACTTGAAAGGAGATGACCTGGATGATTTGGTGCCCAGCCTAGAGATGGCAGTGACTTCAGAGATGGCTGCATCTGTCCCTGACATAGACCTGAGCGGGCCCTTCTGCCTTTCAGATTGGGAAACCCTGTACAAGTCTGTGGCGAACGACCTTGAATCTTTGAGCACACCAGTCATGTCTTCCAGTCCCACTTGTAGCAATTACCGCACAGTGTTTTCCTTTAATTACTCTGAGATTGATTCCTTGGCTGAGGGCTTTGAGAGCCTCAAAGGGAGCCTGGGTGTGTCTGAGTTAATGAAAGATAGTCTTAACTCTCCAACACTTCTGGCCTTGTGA